The Mycolicibacterium insubricum DNA segment CACCGTGCCCGACGGGTTGTCACGGGGCTGCAGCAGGTGGCTCTCCAGCACGACCAGCTCGGCGACCCCGCCGTAGACGTCGCGCACCCCCGAATCATTCTGGTAGGCAATGAGATAGGGGATCCGGTCGTAGTCGTGGCGCGGTGTGCTCACCGGTGCTGGCCCAGGTCGTGGGCGAGCGCCGCGGGGGAGGGCTGCAGGCGGCGGCGGGTGTCGATGGCGATCACCGACCAGTCGACCCGGTCGTACTCGTCGAACTTGCGCCGGGCCCGCTCGCGGGCCTTCTCCGGTGCGCCGTGGTGCACACCCTGTGGGGCGTGGCTGATCAGGCCGGGCGGCATCGGGACGCCGAACAGCGATCCGCCGTGGAAGAACGCGATCTCGTCGTAGTCGACGTTGCGGTGATACCAGGGAATCCGCTCGGTTCCCGGTGCGCTCTCGGCCGGCCGGGGCAGGAAGTTCATCACGTACACCCCGGTGGCCTGCATGAACAAATGCACGGTGGGCACCAGGTGCACGCGTTCGGAGCCGACGACGTTGTAATCGGCGATGTTGAAAGTGAACGGGAAGTTGTCGCCCTGCCAGCCCACGACGTCGAGCGGATGGTGTTGGTAGTACAGGGATGTCGACCGGGTACCGGCGACCTCACGGTGCATCAGCCGGACCCGGTAGCCGTCCGCGGGGACATCGCCGTCGTCGTGGGCCTTCGGCTCGGGGATGACCACCCGGGTCGGGTCGAACGGGAAGTGCCGACCCAGCGGGCCCGGTGGCGGCACCCGGAACTCATCGGTGGCCGAGATCATCAGCCACGTGGTCTCGGTGTCGGGCAGCTGGCGCCAGGTGCACGCCTTGGGCAGGTAGATCCAGTCCCCGGGCCGGTAGTCCAGCGACCCGAACTCGGTTTCCAGCCGGCCGCTGCCGGTGTGGGTGAAGCACAGCAGGTCACCGTCGATGTAGCGGACGTGAAACGGCATCGCCGCCGCGCGCCGGGACAGCAGCACCTCGCAGTCGTCGTTCGAATACAGCAGCAGCGGGGCGCCGGCCGGGTCGGTGGAGTCCTCCGGTGTCAGCGCCGAGGCCACCACGT contains these protein-coding regions:
- a CDS encoding homogentisate 1,2-dioxygenase; amino-acid sequence: MESFVHLRKGQTPERMHADLGGLKDDELGRNGFVGRTATLYRRNDPTAFRSDGPLRPTDVVASALTPEDSTDPAGAPLLLYSNDDCEVLLSRRAAAMPFHVRYIDGDLLCFTHTGSGRLETEFGSLDYRPGDWIYLPKACTWRQLPDTETTWLMISATDEFRVPPPGPLGRHFPFDPTRVVIPEPKAHDDGDVPADGYRVRLMHREVAGTRSTSLYYQHHPLDVVGWQGDNFPFTFNIADYNVVGSERVHLVPTVHLFMQATGVYVMNFLPRPAESAPGTERIPWYHRNVDYDEIAFFHGGSLFGVPMPPGLISHAPQGVHHGAPEKARERARRKFDEYDRVDWSVIAIDTRRRLQPSPAALAHDLGQHR